In the genome of Coregonus clupeaformis isolate EN_2021a chromosome 1, ASM2061545v1, whole genome shotgun sequence, one region contains:
- the coasy gene encoding bifunctional coenzyme A synthase isoform X2 produces the protein MSMFSTGILVLTSPLHTLPLRIAPVLSSAAQVVERTLYVHLHPGLNLGAGGGQPRPVFIPPVVDLSSLITGLYSNAANVCSHLDVRVLLTNVRAQSNNSSSPETGGTVVTGNPFPSPQPLSHSPEVVLTDFALQDPCQSPLVAQCLQRYAGHCYVCSPGLASVLLHPQLQNLEEEVEKEEKEGQKEDWDSRSDPMETYGEVVVGGTFDRLHGAHKTLLNVSCLLANKRFLIGVCDQELLKKKVLKELIEPYALRVQRLQEFLQDVKPSLQYEIVPLSDPFGPSVIDAQLQCIVVSEETRRGGEAVNKKRLENGLPGLVLHEIQLLKDAHHTEMEEEKISSSSLRSRLLGTLLTDPKDKPHLPLVPYVIGLTGGSGSGKSSIARRLEALGAVRIDSDQLGHETYRPGEVAYNRVLEEFGSGADLINEDKTINRRALGRKVFGNKERLKDLTDIVWPEIALLVKERIQQAREEGKQVCVVDAAVLLEAGWTDIVHEVWVAIIPEEEAVSRITARDGVSQEDAVRRLQSQWPNARQVAQANVVLCTLWEPEITQRQVRKAWDLLQKRIQQRWEGAKPPS, from the exons ATGTCCATGTTCAGCACGGGCATCCTGgtgctcacctctcctctccacaccctCCCCCTGCGCATTGCCCCTGTACTCAGCTCAGCTGCCCAGGTGGTGGAGCGCACCCTCTACGTCCATCTCCATCCGGGCCTGAACCTGGGTGCAGGCGGGGGCCAACCCAGGCCCGTCTTCATCCCGCCCGTGGTGGATCTGTCCAGCCTTATCACTGGGCTCTACAGCAATGCTGCCAACGTGTGCAGCCACCTGGACGTACGAGTGCTCCTCACCAACGTCCGCGCCCAGTCCAATAACTCCTCCAGCCCAGAGACAGGTGGGACAGTGGTAACGGGTAACCCCTTCCCTTCCCCacagcccctctcccactcccccgAGGTGGTGCTAACAGACTTCGCCCTGCAGGACCCATGCCAGTCCCCGCTGGTGGCCCAGTGTCTGCAGAGGTACGCCGGCCACTGTTACGTCTGCTCGCCCGGCTTGGCCTCAGTGCTGCTCCACCCGCAGCTGCAGAAtctggaggaagaggtggagaaggaagagaaggagggcCAAAAGGAAGACTGGGATAGTAGGTCGGACCCCATGGAGACTTACGGTGAGGTGGTGGTAGGGGGAACGTTCGACCGCCTCCACGGGGCGCACAAGACGCTGCTGAACGTCTCTTGCCTCTTGGCGAACAAGCGGTTCCTTATCGGGGTGTGTGACCAAGAACTTCTAAAAA AGAAGGTGCTAAAGGAGCTAATTGAGCCCTACGCCCTGCGGGTGCAGCGTCTCCAAGAGTTCCTGCAGGATGTCAAGCCCTCACTGCAGTACGAGATCGTGCCCCTCTCAGACCCCTTTGGACCCTCCGTTATTGACGCCCAGCTGCAATGCATTGTGGTCAGCGAGGAGACCCGCAGGGGAGGCGAGGCTGTGAACAAGAAGCGCCTCGAAAAT GGTCTTCCAGGACTAGTGCTGCACGAGATCCAGCTTCTGAAGGATGCCCACCACactgagatggaggaggagaagatcAGCTCCTCCAGCCTCCGCTCACGCCTCCTAGGGACCCTCCTCACAGACCCAAAA GACAAGCCCCATCTCCCACTGGTGCCCTACGTGATTGGCCTGACTGGGGGCAGCGGCAGCGGGAAGAGCTCCATCGCCCGGCGGTTGGAGGCCCTGGGTGCGGTCCGCATCGACAGCGACCAGCTGGGCCATGAAACCTACCGGCCGGGGGAGGTTGCTTACAACAGGGTGCTGGAGGAGTTTGGATCAGGTGCGG ATCTTATTAATGAGGACAAAACTATCAACAGACGCGCACTAGGCAGGAAAGTTTTTGGAAACAAG GAGAGGTTGAAAGACCTCACCGACATTGTGTGGCCGGAGATAGCTCTACTCGTCAAGGAAAGGATCCAACAGGCCAGAGAAGAAG GTAAACAGGTGTGTGTGGTGGACGCAGCTGTGCTGCTGGAGGCCGGCTGGACGGACATCGTGCACGAGGTCTGGGTCGCCATCATTCCTGAGGAAGAG GCAGTGTCTCGGATCACTGCGAGGGACGGTGTCAGCCAAGAGGACGCTGTGCGGCGGCTGCAGAGCCAGTGGCCCAACGCGCGGCAGGTGGCGCAGGCCAACGTGGTGCTCTGCACTCTGTGGGAGCCCGAGATCACCCAGAGACAG
- the coasy gene encoding bifunctional coenzyme A synthase isoform X1 codes for MSMFSTGILVLTSPLHTLPLRIAPVLSSAAQVVERTLYVHLHPGLNLGAGGGQPRPVFIPPVVDLSSLITGLYSNAANVCSHLDVRVLLTNVRAQSNNSSSPETGGTVVTGNPFPSPQPLSHSPEVVLTDFALQDPCQSPLVAQCLQRYAGHCYVCSPGLASVLLHPQLQNLEEEVEKEEKEGQKEDWDSRSDPMETYGEVVVGGTFDRLHGAHKTLLNVSCLLANKRFLIGVCDQELLKKKVLKELIEPYALRVQRLQEFLQDVKPSLQYEIVPLSDPFGPSVIDAQLQCIVVSEETRRGGEAVNKKRLENGLPGLVLHEIQLLKDAHHTEMEEEKISSSSLRSRLLGTLLTDPKQDKPHLPLVPYVIGLTGGSGSGKSSIARRLEALGAVRIDSDQLGHETYRPGEVAYNRVLEEFGSGADLINEDKTINRRALGRKVFGNKERLKDLTDIVWPEIALLVKERIQQAREEGKQVCVVDAAVLLEAGWTDIVHEVWVAIIPEEEAVSRITARDGVSQEDAVRRLQSQWPNARQVAQANVVLCTLWEPEITQRQVRKAWDLLQKRIQQRWEGAKPPS; via the exons ATGTCCATGTTCAGCACGGGCATCCTGgtgctcacctctcctctccacaccctCCCCCTGCGCATTGCCCCTGTACTCAGCTCAGCTGCCCAGGTGGTGGAGCGCACCCTCTACGTCCATCTCCATCCGGGCCTGAACCTGGGTGCAGGCGGGGGCCAACCCAGGCCCGTCTTCATCCCGCCCGTGGTGGATCTGTCCAGCCTTATCACTGGGCTCTACAGCAATGCTGCCAACGTGTGCAGCCACCTGGACGTACGAGTGCTCCTCACCAACGTCCGCGCCCAGTCCAATAACTCCTCCAGCCCAGAGACAGGTGGGACAGTGGTAACGGGTAACCCCTTCCCTTCCCCacagcccctctcccactcccccgAGGTGGTGCTAACAGACTTCGCCCTGCAGGACCCATGCCAGTCCCCGCTGGTGGCCCAGTGTCTGCAGAGGTACGCCGGCCACTGTTACGTCTGCTCGCCCGGCTTGGCCTCAGTGCTGCTCCACCCGCAGCTGCAGAAtctggaggaagaggtggagaaggaagagaaggagggcCAAAAGGAAGACTGGGATAGTAGGTCGGACCCCATGGAGACTTACGGTGAGGTGGTGGTAGGGGGAACGTTCGACCGCCTCCACGGGGCGCACAAGACGCTGCTGAACGTCTCTTGCCTCTTGGCGAACAAGCGGTTCCTTATCGGGGTGTGTGACCAAGAACTTCTAAAAA AGAAGGTGCTAAAGGAGCTAATTGAGCCCTACGCCCTGCGGGTGCAGCGTCTCCAAGAGTTCCTGCAGGATGTCAAGCCCTCACTGCAGTACGAGATCGTGCCCCTCTCAGACCCCTTTGGACCCTCCGTTATTGACGCCCAGCTGCAATGCATTGTGGTCAGCGAGGAGACCCGCAGGGGAGGCGAGGCTGTGAACAAGAAGCGCCTCGAAAAT GGTCTTCCAGGACTAGTGCTGCACGAGATCCAGCTTCTGAAGGATGCCCACCACactgagatggaggaggagaagatcAGCTCCTCCAGCCTCCGCTCACGCCTCCTAGGGACCCTCCTCACAGACCCAAAA CAGGACAAGCCCCATCTCCCACTGGTGCCCTACGTGATTGGCCTGACTGGGGGCAGCGGCAGCGGGAAGAGCTCCATCGCCCGGCGGTTGGAGGCCCTGGGTGCGGTCCGCATCGACAGCGACCAGCTGGGCCATGAAACCTACCGGCCGGGGGAGGTTGCTTACAACAGGGTGCTGGAGGAGTTTGGATCAGGTGCGG ATCTTATTAATGAGGACAAAACTATCAACAGACGCGCACTAGGCAGGAAAGTTTTTGGAAACAAG GAGAGGTTGAAAGACCTCACCGACATTGTGTGGCCGGAGATAGCTCTACTCGTCAAGGAAAGGATCCAACAGGCCAGAGAAGAAG GTAAACAGGTGTGTGTGGTGGACGCAGCTGTGCTGCTGGAGGCCGGCTGGACGGACATCGTGCACGAGGTCTGGGTCGCCATCATTCCTGAGGAAGAG GCAGTGTCTCGGATCACTGCGAGGGACGGTGTCAGCCAAGAGGACGCTGTGCGGCGGCTGCAGAGCCAGTGGCCCAACGCGCGGCAGGTGGCGCAGGCCAACGTGGTGCTCTGCACTCTGTGGGAGCCCGAGATCACCCAGAGACAG
- the coasy gene encoding bifunctional coenzyme A synthase isoform X3 encodes MSMFSTGILVLTSPLHTLPLRIAPVLSSAAQVVERTLYVHLHPGLNLGAGGGQPRPVFIPPVVDLSSLITGLYSNAANVCSHLDVRVLLTNVRAQSNNSSSPETGGTVVTGNPFPSPQPLSHSPEVVLTDFALQDPCQSPLVAQCLQRYAGHCYVCSPGLASVLLHPQLQNLEEEVEKEEKEGQKEDWDSRSDPMETYGEVVVGGTFDRLHGAHKTLLNVSCLLANKRFLIGVCDQELLKKKVLKELIEPYALRVQRLQEFLQDVKPSLQYEIVPLSDPFGPSVIDAQLQCIVVSEETRRGGEAVNKKRLENGLPGLVLHEIQLLKDAHHTEMEEEKISSSSLRSRLLGTLLTDPKQDKPHLPLVPYVIGLTGGSGSGKSSIARRLEALGAVRIDSDQLGHETYRPGEVAYNRVLEEFGSDLINEDKTINRRALGRKVFGNKERLKDLTDIVWPEIALLVKERIQQAREEGKQVCVVDAAVLLEAGWTDIVHEVWVAIIPEEEAVSRITARDGVSQEDAVRRLQSQWPNARQVAQANVVLCTLWEPEITQRQVRKAWDLLQKRIQQRWEGAKPPS; translated from the exons ATGTCCATGTTCAGCACGGGCATCCTGgtgctcacctctcctctccacaccctCCCCCTGCGCATTGCCCCTGTACTCAGCTCAGCTGCCCAGGTGGTGGAGCGCACCCTCTACGTCCATCTCCATCCGGGCCTGAACCTGGGTGCAGGCGGGGGCCAACCCAGGCCCGTCTTCATCCCGCCCGTGGTGGATCTGTCCAGCCTTATCACTGGGCTCTACAGCAATGCTGCCAACGTGTGCAGCCACCTGGACGTACGAGTGCTCCTCACCAACGTCCGCGCCCAGTCCAATAACTCCTCCAGCCCAGAGACAGGTGGGACAGTGGTAACGGGTAACCCCTTCCCTTCCCCacagcccctctcccactcccccgAGGTGGTGCTAACAGACTTCGCCCTGCAGGACCCATGCCAGTCCCCGCTGGTGGCCCAGTGTCTGCAGAGGTACGCCGGCCACTGTTACGTCTGCTCGCCCGGCTTGGCCTCAGTGCTGCTCCACCCGCAGCTGCAGAAtctggaggaagaggtggagaaggaagagaaggagggcCAAAAGGAAGACTGGGATAGTAGGTCGGACCCCATGGAGACTTACGGTGAGGTGGTGGTAGGGGGAACGTTCGACCGCCTCCACGGGGCGCACAAGACGCTGCTGAACGTCTCTTGCCTCTTGGCGAACAAGCGGTTCCTTATCGGGGTGTGTGACCAAGAACTTCTAAAAA AGAAGGTGCTAAAGGAGCTAATTGAGCCCTACGCCCTGCGGGTGCAGCGTCTCCAAGAGTTCCTGCAGGATGTCAAGCCCTCACTGCAGTACGAGATCGTGCCCCTCTCAGACCCCTTTGGACCCTCCGTTATTGACGCCCAGCTGCAATGCATTGTGGTCAGCGAGGAGACCCGCAGGGGAGGCGAGGCTGTGAACAAGAAGCGCCTCGAAAAT GGTCTTCCAGGACTAGTGCTGCACGAGATCCAGCTTCTGAAGGATGCCCACCACactgagatggaggaggagaagatcAGCTCCTCCAGCCTCCGCTCACGCCTCCTAGGGACCCTCCTCACAGACCCAAAA CAGGACAAGCCCCATCTCCCACTGGTGCCCTACGTGATTGGCCTGACTGGGGGCAGCGGCAGCGGGAAGAGCTCCATCGCCCGGCGGTTGGAGGCCCTGGGTGCGGTCCGCATCGACAGCGACCAGCTGGGCCATGAAACCTACCGGCCGGGGGAGGTTGCTTACAACAGGGTGCTGGAGGAGTTTGGATCAG ATCTTATTAATGAGGACAAAACTATCAACAGACGCGCACTAGGCAGGAAAGTTTTTGGAAACAAG GAGAGGTTGAAAGACCTCACCGACATTGTGTGGCCGGAGATAGCTCTACTCGTCAAGGAAAGGATCCAACAGGCCAGAGAAGAAG GTAAACAGGTGTGTGTGGTGGACGCAGCTGTGCTGCTGGAGGCCGGCTGGACGGACATCGTGCACGAGGTCTGGGTCGCCATCATTCCTGAGGAAGAG GCAGTGTCTCGGATCACTGCGAGGGACGGTGTCAGCCAAGAGGACGCTGTGCGGCGGCTGCAGAGCCAGTGGCCCAACGCGCGGCAGGTGGCGCAGGCCAACGTGGTGCTCTGCACTCTGTGGGAGCCCGAGATCACCCAGAGACAG
- the coasy gene encoding bifunctional coenzyme A synthase isoform X4, protein MSMFSTGILVLTSPLHTLPLRIAPVLSSAAQVVERTLYVHLHPGLNLGAGGGQPRPVFIPPVVDLSSLITGLYSNAANVCSHLDVRVLLTNVRAQSNNSSSPETGGTVVTGNPFPSPQPLSHSPEVVLTDFALQDPCQSPLVAQCLQRYAGHCYVCSPGLASVLLHPQLQNLEEEVEKEEKEGQKEDWDSRSDPMETYGEVVVGGTFDRLHGAHKTLLNVSCLLANKRFLIGVCDQELLKKKVLKELIEPYALRVQRLQEFLQDVKPSLQYEIVPLSDPFGPSVIDAQLQCIVVSEETRRGGEAVNKKRLENGLPGLVLHEIQLLKDAHHTEMEEEKISSSSLRSRLLGTLLTDPKDKPHLPLVPYVIGLTGGSGSGKSSIARRLEALGAVRIDSDQLGHETYRPGEVAYNRVLEEFGSDLINEDKTINRRALGRKVFGNKERLKDLTDIVWPEIALLVKERIQQAREEGKQVCVVDAAVLLEAGWTDIVHEVWVAIIPEEEAVSRITARDGVSQEDAVRRLQSQWPNARQVAQANVVLCTLWEPEITQRQVRKAWDLLQKRIQQRWEGAKPPS, encoded by the exons ATGTCCATGTTCAGCACGGGCATCCTGgtgctcacctctcctctccacaccctCCCCCTGCGCATTGCCCCTGTACTCAGCTCAGCTGCCCAGGTGGTGGAGCGCACCCTCTACGTCCATCTCCATCCGGGCCTGAACCTGGGTGCAGGCGGGGGCCAACCCAGGCCCGTCTTCATCCCGCCCGTGGTGGATCTGTCCAGCCTTATCACTGGGCTCTACAGCAATGCTGCCAACGTGTGCAGCCACCTGGACGTACGAGTGCTCCTCACCAACGTCCGCGCCCAGTCCAATAACTCCTCCAGCCCAGAGACAGGTGGGACAGTGGTAACGGGTAACCCCTTCCCTTCCCCacagcccctctcccactcccccgAGGTGGTGCTAACAGACTTCGCCCTGCAGGACCCATGCCAGTCCCCGCTGGTGGCCCAGTGTCTGCAGAGGTACGCCGGCCACTGTTACGTCTGCTCGCCCGGCTTGGCCTCAGTGCTGCTCCACCCGCAGCTGCAGAAtctggaggaagaggtggagaaggaagagaaggagggcCAAAAGGAAGACTGGGATAGTAGGTCGGACCCCATGGAGACTTACGGTGAGGTGGTGGTAGGGGGAACGTTCGACCGCCTCCACGGGGCGCACAAGACGCTGCTGAACGTCTCTTGCCTCTTGGCGAACAAGCGGTTCCTTATCGGGGTGTGTGACCAAGAACTTCTAAAAA AGAAGGTGCTAAAGGAGCTAATTGAGCCCTACGCCCTGCGGGTGCAGCGTCTCCAAGAGTTCCTGCAGGATGTCAAGCCCTCACTGCAGTACGAGATCGTGCCCCTCTCAGACCCCTTTGGACCCTCCGTTATTGACGCCCAGCTGCAATGCATTGTGGTCAGCGAGGAGACCCGCAGGGGAGGCGAGGCTGTGAACAAGAAGCGCCTCGAAAAT GGTCTTCCAGGACTAGTGCTGCACGAGATCCAGCTTCTGAAGGATGCCCACCACactgagatggaggaggagaagatcAGCTCCTCCAGCCTCCGCTCACGCCTCCTAGGGACCCTCCTCACAGACCCAAAA GACAAGCCCCATCTCCCACTGGTGCCCTACGTGATTGGCCTGACTGGGGGCAGCGGCAGCGGGAAGAGCTCCATCGCCCGGCGGTTGGAGGCCCTGGGTGCGGTCCGCATCGACAGCGACCAGCTGGGCCATGAAACCTACCGGCCGGGGGAGGTTGCTTACAACAGGGTGCTGGAGGAGTTTGGATCAG ATCTTATTAATGAGGACAAAACTATCAACAGACGCGCACTAGGCAGGAAAGTTTTTGGAAACAAG GAGAGGTTGAAAGACCTCACCGACATTGTGTGGCCGGAGATAGCTCTACTCGTCAAGGAAAGGATCCAACAGGCCAGAGAAGAAG GTAAACAGGTGTGTGTGGTGGACGCAGCTGTGCTGCTGGAGGCCGGCTGGACGGACATCGTGCACGAGGTCTGGGTCGCCATCATTCCTGAGGAAGAG GCAGTGTCTCGGATCACTGCGAGGGACGGTGTCAGCCAAGAGGACGCTGTGCGGCGGCTGCAGAGCCAGTGGCCCAACGCGCGGCAGGTGGCGCAGGCCAACGTGGTGCTCTGCACTCTGTGGGAGCCCGAGATCACCCAGAGACAG